Proteins encoded within one genomic window of Flavobacterium gilvum:
- the gyrB gene encoding DNA topoisomerase (ATP-hydrolyzing) subunit B — protein MSEEIKKGGYSADSIQALEGMEHVRMRPSMYIGDVGVRGLHHLVYEVVDNSIDEAMGGYCDTIRVDINEDGSITVEDNGRGIPVDLHKKEGVSALEVVMTKIGAGGKFDKDSYKVSGGLHGVGVSCVNALSVHMKSTVFRDGKVYEQEYERGKAMYPVKQIGETDKKGTRQTFYPDPIIFTQTTEFSYDTLSARMRELAFLNKGITITFTDKREKDKDGNFLGEVFHSTEGLKEYIRYLDGNREPIIAHVISMDHEKGEIPVEVALIYNTSYSENIFSYVNNINTHEGGTHLQGFRTGLTRSLKKYADASGMLDKLKFDISGDDFREGLTAIISVKVSEPQFEGQTKTKLGNREVVSPVSQAVSEMIENYLEENPNDARIIVQKVILAAQARHAAKKAREMVQRKTVMGGGGLPGKLSDCSEQDPAKCEVYLVEGDSAGGTAKQGRDRNFQAILPLRGKILNVEKAMHHKVFENEEIRNIFTALGVTVGTEEDSKALNISKLRYHKVIIMCDADVDGSHISTLILTFFFRFMKELIEEGHVYIAAPPLYLVKKGNKKEYAWTDVQRDQANERMGGSAAIQRYKGLGEMNAEQLWETTMDPSFRTLRQVTIDSLVEADRVFSMLMGDEVPPRREFIEKNAVYANIDA, from the coding sequence ATGAGCGAAGAGATTAAGAAGGGCGGCTATTCAGCAGACAGTATCCAGGCTTTAGAAGGAATGGAGCACGTGAGAATGCGTCCATCGATGTATATTGGAGATGTAGGTGTAAGAGGATTACATCATTTAGTTTATGAAGTAGTAGATAACTCTATCGATGAGGCAATGGGAGGCTATTGTGACACGATTCGAGTTGATATCAATGAAGACGGTTCTATTACGGTTGAAGATAATGGTCGTGGTATTCCGGTAGATTTGCATAAAAAAGAAGGCGTTTCGGCACTTGAAGTTGTAATGACAAAAATTGGTGCCGGAGGTAAATTTGATAAAGATTCGTATAAGGTTTCTGGAGGTCTCCATGGAGTTGGGGTTTCTTGTGTAAACGCGCTTTCGGTTCATATGAAATCGACTGTTTTCAGAGATGGAAAAGTCTATGAACAAGAGTACGAAAGAGGTAAGGCGATGTATCCGGTGAAACAAATTGGTGAAACGGATAAAAAAGGTACTAGACAGACTTTCTACCCTGACCCAATAATTTTTACGCAAACAACGGAGTTTTCATACGATACACTTTCGGCTCGTATGCGTGAATTGGCTTTCTTGAACAAAGGAATTACAATCACTTTTACGGATAAAAGAGAAAAAGATAAAGACGGTAACTTTTTAGGAGAGGTTTTTCATTCTACTGAAGGGTTAAAAGAATATATCAGGTATTTAGATGGAAATCGTGAGCCAATTATTGCCCACGTAATTTCTATGGATCACGAAAAAGGAGAAATTCCGGTTGAGGTTGCTTTGATTTACAACACAAGCTATAGCGAGAATATTTTTTCTTATGTAAATAATATCAACACGCATGAGGGAGGTACTCACTTGCAGGGTTTTAGAACGGGTCTTACAAGATCGTTGAAGAAATATGCTGATGCTTCCGGAATGTTGGATAAACTGAAGTTTGATATTTCTGGAGATGATTTCCGTGAAGGACTAACAGCGATTATTTCGGTAAAAGTATCAGAACCTCAATTTGAAGGTCAGACTAAAACCAAATTAGGAAACAGAGAAGTTGTTTCGCCCGTAAGTCAAGCGGTAAGTGAAATGATTGAAAATTATTTGGAAGAAAACCCAAATGATGCTCGAATTATTGTTCAAAAAGTGATTCTTGCTGCTCAGGCTCGTCACGCTGCCAAGAAAGCGCGTGAAATGGTTCAGCGTAAAACCGTTATGGGCGGTGGGGGATTGCCAGGGAAATTATCGGATTGTTCTGAGCAGGATCCTGCAAAATGCGAAGTATATCTTGTCGAGGGAGATTCGGCGGGTGGAACTGCAAAACAAGGTCGTGACCGTAATTTTCAGGCGATTTTGCCTTTAAGAGGTAAGATTCTGAATGTGGAAAAAGCAATGCACCACAAAGTATTTGAGAACGAAGAGATTCGAAATATATTTACAGCACTTGGTGTGACTGTAGGGACAGAAGAAGATAGCAAAGCTTTGAATATTTCAAAATTGCGTTACCATAAAGTAATCATCATGTGTGATGCCGATGTCGATGGTAGCCACATTTCTACTTTGATTTTGACATTCTTTTTCCGTTTTATGAAGGAACTTATAGAAGAAGGACATGTTTATATTGCTGCTCCGCCTTTGTATTTGGTTAAAAAAGGAAATAAAAAAGAGTATGCATGGACAGATGTTCAGCGTGATCAGGCCAATGAAAGAATGGGAGGAAGCGCAGCAATACAAAGATATAAAGGTCTTGGAGAGATGAACGCAGAGCAATTGTGGGAAACTACAATGGATCCAAGTTTCAGAACACTAAGACAGGTTACAATTGATAGCTTGGTAGAAGCAGACAGGGTTTTTTCGATGTTAATGGGTGATGAAGTGCCGCCAAGGAGAGAGTTTATCGAGAAAAATGCAGTTTACGCAAATATAGATGCGTAA
- the gatB/aspS gene encoding bifunctional amidotransferase subunit GatB/aspartate--tRNA ligase AspS, translating into MELEQLTAAIKAHDLELVIGLETHVRLNTKTKLFCSCPNQEIETPNQNICSVCTGQMGVLPAVNKEAVTKAIYFGKAVDSSFSNEVISWDRKHYEYPDNPKNIQITQFHNPIIPDGHVSCYRNDGTQFTVNLTQVHIEEDAAKLMHEKKISLVDFNKAGVPLIEIVTEPCIRNIEDASTYAQYIQRIVQNLGISEANLEKGEFKSDVSVSLRKKHSYDLNPRTEIKNLNSFKFMVEALKEEVEKQFNYFIENKEFRPDQTTVLWDADLKQTKTMRKKEFEADYRFISEPDLPFVNIKKEIEAIKVDTSALPYAVESILISGGVLPQDAKFFTADKLRSQTFVEINNEIKDPSFVAKTLANNLKIEDYAEIHSIAHLIEIFQLFKAEKITAVLVQNAIVGYLKDRTFDYNKYFEENTVSEDKIQEVIAKVISENEAVANDIKAGDQGKAGILVGKILGIIGKGANGKLIRQIILDKLGAAAVLEKQEASEKVSKEAVAEQKESQEETLPEIPIIIKDTYRTHKISQLTEANIGEEVMLAGWVSSVRDHGELMFIDLRDSSYEIFQVRISRESFPNIDELVKLKPESVISVTGKVVGRNEDDYNAGLRTGKIELETSVLEILNLSKTLPFEIKRAAKSNETVRFQYKFLDHRNEEVRRAIVNRHKVIKLLRDILDEEEFLEIETPILSAGTDEGAREFIVPSRKQAGAFYTLPQAPQQFKQMLMVSGYEKYFQIARCFRDEDSRGDRQPEFTQLDLEMAYGNMQQIIDLNTKMFNEVVKKIYGNKWILKPFEVITYKEAMDYYGCDRPDLRYGLKMQDITEIVKDTTFQVFSKPIEDGGIVKCIKVSAKEQGNKRMSKGQIENLTAIAQQHGLGGLAYIIVNEDELQSPIIKFLGEDIAVGIIKTTDAQVGDIVFFSAADYATANKALDAVRQEMGRMLHLINPKELRPAWVVDFPMFERTDEGRWTFTHNPFSMPAVYDLEKHMKGDDNEIGTIIAQQYDLILNGYEIGGGSVRAHKSEILEATYRNMGYNKEEMIKSVGTMYKAFQYGAPPHGGIAWGIDRLMMILEKKSSIREVMAFPKTGTSDDLLFGAPTLLSDKKVEEMNVRIIR; encoded by the coding sequence ATGGAATTGGAGCAATTAACAGCGGCGATAAAAGCCCACGATTTAGAATTGGTAATTGGACTGGAAACACACGTTCGATTGAATACCAAAACCAAGTTGTTTTGTTCTTGTCCAAATCAAGAAATTGAAACACCTAACCAAAATATATGTTCGGTTTGTACTGGACAAATGGGCGTTTTGCCTGCCGTAAACAAAGAAGCGGTTACAAAGGCGATTTACTTTGGTAAAGCAGTTGATTCGTCATTTAGTAATGAAGTGATTTCTTGGGATAGAAAACACTACGAATATCCGGATAACCCGAAAAATATTCAGATTACACAATTTCATAATCCTATAATTCCTGACGGTCACGTATCTTGTTACCGAAATGACGGTACACAATTTACTGTGAATTTGACTCAGGTTCATATTGAGGAAGATGCTGCGAAATTGATGCACGAAAAGAAAATTTCGTTAGTTGATTTTAATAAAGCAGGTGTTCCGTTGATTGAAATTGTAACAGAACCATGTATCCGTAATATTGAAGACGCTTCAACTTATGCGCAGTACATTCAACGTATTGTTCAAAACTTGGGAATCTCTGAAGCGAACCTTGAAAAAGGAGAATTTAAATCAGATGTTTCTGTGTCTTTGCGCAAGAAACATTCTTATGATTTGAATCCAAGAACTGAAATCAAGAACTTGAACTCGTTTAAGTTTATGGTGGAGGCTTTAAAAGAAGAAGTGGAGAAGCAATTCAATTATTTTATAGAAAATAAAGAGTTTCGACCTGACCAAACGACTGTGTTGTGGGATGCCGATTTGAAGCAAACCAAAACCATGCGTAAAAAGGAATTTGAAGCCGATTACCGTTTTATTTCTGAACCAGATTTACCTTTTGTAAATATCAAAAAAGAAATTGAAGCAATTAAAGTTGATACAAGTGCATTGCCTTATGCAGTTGAATCCATTTTAATCAGCGGTGGTGTTTTGCCACAGGATGCGAAGTTTTTTACAGCAGATAAATTGCGTTCACAAACATTTGTGGAAATTAATAACGAAATTAAAGATCCTTCGTTTGTGGCTAAAACTTTGGCCAATAATTTAAAGATCGAAGATTATGCCGAAATTCATAGTATCGCGCATTTAATCGAAATTTTCCAATTATTTAAGGCTGAAAAAATCACGGCAGTTTTGGTTCAAAATGCTATTGTTGGTTATTTGAAAGACCGAACTTTTGATTATAATAAATATTTTGAAGAAAACACGGTTTCAGAAGATAAGATTCAAGAAGTTATTGCTAAAGTAATTTCAGAAAATGAGGCTGTTGCCAATGATATAAAAGCGGGTGATCAAGGAAAAGCCGGTATTTTGGTTGGTAAAATTTTAGGCATTATCGGAAAAGGAGCCAATGGAAAATTGATCCGCCAAATTATTTTGGACAAATTAGGCGCCGCCGCTGTTTTGGAAAAGCAAGAAGCTTCTGAAAAAGTTTCTAAAGAAGCCGTTGCAGAGCAAAAGGAAAGTCAGGAAGAAACACTTCCGGAAATTCCTATTATCATAAAGGATACGTATAGAACACATAAAATTTCGCAATTAACAGAAGCAAACATCGGTGAAGAAGTGATGTTGGCAGGTTGGGTTTCGAGTGTTCGTGATCACGGAGAATTGATGTTTATCGATTTGCGTGATTCGAGTTATGAGATTTTCCAAGTGCGTATCAGTAGAGAATCATTTCCTAATATTGATGAGTTAGTGAAATTGAAACCGGAATCGGTAATTTCTGTTACAGGAAAAGTAGTAGGTCGTAATGAAGATGATTATAACGCCGGTTTACGTACGGGTAAAATAGAATTGGAAACTTCGGTGTTGGAAATTTTAAATTTATCCAAAACATTGCCTTTCGAAATTAAAAGAGCAGCAAAATCAAACGAAACAGTTCGTTTCCAATACAAGTTTTTGGATCACCGAAATGAAGAGGTAAGAAGAGCTATTGTAAACCGTCATAAAGTAATCAAATTATTGCGTGACATTCTGGATGAAGAAGAGTTCTTGGAAATCGAAACTCCAATCTTGAGCGCTGGAACTGATGAAGGAGCACGTGAATTTATTGTTCCTTCAAGAAAACAAGCCGGTGCGTTTTATACATTACCACAAGCACCGCAACAGTTCAAACAGATGTTGATGGTAAGTGGTTATGAAAAGTATTTCCAGATTGCCCGCTGTTTTAGGGACGAAGATTCCCGCGGGGATCGTCAGCCTGAATTTACGCAGTTGGATTTGGAAATGGCTTATGGGAATATGCAGCAAATTATCGATTTAAACACCAAAATGTTTAATGAAGTAGTGAAGAAAATATATGGCAACAAGTGGATTTTGAAACCGTTTGAAGTGATTACCTATAAAGAAGCCATGGATTATTACGGTTGTGACCGACCTGATTTGCGCTATGGCTTGAAAATGCAAGATATCACCGAAATTGTAAAAGATACGACTTTTCAAGTATTCAGTAAACCAATTGAAGATGGGGGAATTGTAAAATGTATCAAGGTTTCGGCCAAAGAGCAAGGCAATAAGCGAATGTCTAAAGGTCAGATCGAAAACCTTACCGCGATTGCACAACAGCACGGTTTAGGCGGATTGGCTTATATTATTGTAAATGAAGATGAGTTACAATCGCCAATTATTAAATTCTTGGGAGAAGATATTGCGGTAGGAATTATAAAAACTACAGATGCGCAAGTGGGTGATATTGTATTCTTCTCAGCGGCAGATTATGCAACGGCAAACAAAGCGTTGGATGCTGTTCGTCAGGAAATGGGTAGAATGTTGCATTTGATTAATCCTAAGGAATTGCGTCCGGCTTGGGTGGTTGATTTTCCAATGTTTGAAAGAACTGATGAGGGAAGATGGACATTTACCCACAATCCGTTCTCTATGCCGGCGGTTTATGACTTGGAGAAACATATGAAGGGTGATGATAACGAAATAGGAACTATTATTGCGCAGCAATACGATTTAATCCTGAATGGTTACGAAATTGGAGGAGGATCAGTTCGAGCGCATAAATCGGAGATTCTTGAGGCGACTTATAGAAATATGGGTTACAATAAAGAGGAAATGATTAAGAGTGTAGGAACGATGTATAAAGCGTTTCAGTACGGTGCGCCGCCACACGGAGGAATTGCATGGGGAATTGATCGTTTGATGATGATTTTGGAGAAAAAATCATCCATCAGGGAAGTTATGGCTTTTCCGAAAACGGGAACAAGCGATGATTTGTTGTTTGGAGCGCCAACGCTGCTGTCTGATAAAAAGGTGGAAGAAATGAATGTGAGGATTATTAGATAA
- a CDS encoding malate dehydrogenase — MKVTIVGAGNVGASCADSISYRGIASEVVLLDIREGFAEGKAMDIMQCATNTGFNTNVSGVTNDYTKTANSDVVVITSGIPRKPGMTREELIGINAGIVKTVADNVLAHSPNAIIVVVSNPMDTMTYLTLKATGLPKNRIIGMGGALDSSRFRYYLSKALDKPSNDVSAMVIGGHGDTTMIPLTRLAAYNGIPVSEFLSQEELEKVAAATMVGGATLTGLLGTSAWYAPGASVAYLVDSILNDQKKMIACSVFLEGEYGQNDICIGVPCIIGKNGIEQIVDIKLNDAEKAAFAKSADAVRNMNADLKSVLA, encoded by the coding sequence ATGAAAGTTACCATTGTAGGAGCCGGGAATGTGGGAGCATCCTGTGCAGATTCAATTTCTTATAGAGGAATTGCAAGTGAAGTAGTATTATTGGATATCAGAGAAGGTTTTGCTGAGGGGAAAGCCATGGATATCATGCAATGTGCCACAAATACTGGTTTTAATACTAATGTTTCGGGGGTTACTAATGATTACACCAAAACTGCAAATAGTGATGTAGTTGTAATCACATCGGGGATTCCAAGAAAGCCTGGGATGACTAGAGAAGAATTGATTGGGATTAATGCAGGAATTGTAAAAACTGTTGCTGATAACGTTTTGGCGCATTCTCCAAACGCAATTATTGTTGTGGTTTCAAACCCAATGGATACAATGACCTATTTGACATTGAAGGCTACAGGTTTGCCAAAAAACAGAATTATCGGAATGGGTGGAGCTTTGGATAGTTCTCGTTTTAGATATTATTTGTCCAAAGCATTAGATAAACCTTCGAATGATGTTTCTGCTATGGTTATTGGCGGGCACGGAGATACGACTATGATTCCTTTAACAAGATTGGCTGCTTATAATGGTATTCCGGTTTCGGAATTTTTATCTCAAGAAGAGTTAGAAAAAGTTGCTGCTGCTACAATGGTGGGAGGGGCTACGTTGACTGGTTTACTGGGAACTTCAGCTTGGTATGCTCCTGGAGCGTCTGTTGCCTATTTGGTGGACAGTATTTTGAATGACCAAAAGAAAATGATTGCCTGTTCCGTGTTTTTGGAAGGTGAGTATGGTCAAAATGACATTTGTATCGGGGTGCCTTGTATTATAGGTAAAAACGGTATTGAGCAAATTGTAGACATTAAATTAAATGATGCTGAAAAAGCTGCTTTTGCAAAAAGTGCAGACGCTGTAAGAAATATGAATGCTGATTTGAAAAGTGTTCTAGCATAA